The DNA sequence CGTCGGAACGCCTGGCCTTGCGTAGTCTTACGCCCTCCGATATTGACGAGGCTTTTCTGAGTTGGTTTCAGGATGAGGACCTGATGCGCTTTTATACCAATTCGCGTCAGACCCACACCCGGGAGTCGCTGTTGCAGAATATCGAGCAGGGCATTGCGTCCGGCACCGTGTACGTTTTCGCCATCATCGACCTGGAAAGCCAACGCTGCATCGGCACTATCAAGGTGGGCCCCATCAACCACGACCACAAAATTTCCGATTTGGTGGTGCTGATCGGCGACCGGCGCTTTCATGGCAAAGGGCTGGCGGTAGAGG is a window from the Hymenobacter aquaticus genome containing:
- a CDS encoding GNAT family N-acetyltransferase gives rise to the protein MEEAALIQLSKPYASERLALRSLTPSDIDEAFLSWFQDEDLMRFYTNSRQTHTRESLLQNIEQGIASGTVYVFAIIDLESQRCIGTIKVGPINHDHKISDLVVLIGDRRFHGKGLAVEAIRLGNALAFGEFGIRKLFGGMFETNQSSFKAYTRAGWVEEGRLKGHYLVNNQPVDRILVACFNPVFFPTAE